GAAATCTTGTGTGTCTTAGGGGATTCTGTCCTGGGCTCTGTGTGAGATACCTGATTTCAGGCCTGGGATCTGAATTAACTAACTTTCTCATGAATTTATTTTACATCTGCTTTGTGGTCCCTATTACACGGGCCGAGGATCGGGACAATTGTCAGGGATGACGGATGACTGCTCATGCTTACACTCATGTCCATGAACTGCCCCATGTTAAAGGTCTGACGACCACCCAAAAAATGGGGCTCATGGCATCATTCATGCTCACCAGTTGCAGATCACTCTGTGTAAGTAGGaatgtgctgccgacaaacagGGAAACTGTACAGGGAAGAATGATCACAGTAATGATAATCAGTCCTAGTAGATCCCAGAAGATTGGTGATGAAAGTGGCGCTAACAATCGGGAAGAAGCATCTCTATAAACGTTCGCTCCTGGTCGTTACCCTTTCATTatcagcccatgtaaaaggaACCATAGAAGACACCGGCTGCAGGCTTTCTGTAGCACAAAGCTATACACTCCCCAGTATGCCCAGTACAGACCTGACAGCAGTGGACATGGAGACATGACAACTCTGACTGACATCTCATGGAATTCTGTATCTGTCACTGGGTGATGGTTATCGGTCTGTGGACATTTTATATGAGGCGTCCATTCTCCGATTTACATAATCACAGACTGGAGGATAATGGTCTCTGGATAGATGTGAGAATAAGCTCTTGAGATCAGGAATGTTTATCGTATAAGAGTGAGTCAAAAATTATCCGCACTCTGGCCGTAAAATTTATTTTAATCAACTTTCATAAACGACaaatccatagttttttttacataatctCCCCAGTCACTGCTTTGCGGTTTTGAACGTGTTACGTCCGTTCAGAAGAGCCACGTGCAatgatttgttttttttgtggtctgagAGTGTCTGGTATTGATACTTGCTGAAGACTATGCGCAGTATGGAGAAAGCTTTATTCGTGAAGAAGTGTGTATGAATGGATAGAGAAGTTTAAGGAAGGCCGCACAAGTACTGGTATTTGCCATGAAGAAGGAGCTGGACGCCTGttcactactagtgttgagcgaacttgtgttttaatttcggcgtctaaagttcgggttcgggttatcgaagtatcccgttatggattctaaattccgtggtagcggaatccataactggatactttgataacccgaactttagacgccaaacttaaaacacaagttcgctcaacactattcactaCTGATGACTCAATTGAGTGTGCACGTGAACTGATTCTGTTGGATAGATGAGTGGCGGTGTATTATGTGGCCCTACGAGAATGAAGATTTTCATCTGATGAAGTGGTGAaggacttggggggggggggggggcgactatTTTAGCATTGGAGTGCTGCTTCTTCTTTATAGCAGGGGTGGAAGATAATATATGACATTATCATCAGCAATACATGTCCCCTCCATTGTGtggtaggagtagtagtcctttaTAATCAGTGACTCTATACTTCATGTAAGATCTTCTTCCTAATGGGATTTTACCCTCAATCCTCCATGTTTTCCCACAGGTTCCTTAGATGCAGGACTCTCACAGATAAAGTCTTTTTTGTAAGGCGATGGTCCTTTCTGTCAATGACCCACCAAGGATGGAGAAGGACAGAATCCGTATGGCTGCACGGATAATAGACCTCGCCCTAGAGATCATCTCcttgataactggagaggtgagagtctcgcatgacatcactcttatctctagtaataaacCAGGTAAATGTCTGGAAAGGTGGAGGCTTCTTAGAATCTCTGTAGTGATCGGCGTCTCCtcatacacaggattacacagtagtgaagaagttgCCTGATGAGTGTGTGACACCTCGTgtgtcaggagggcggagcaggacccagagccccatcaccgagcccacacCTCATtcactgatacatgagcagaagatcctagaacttaccaaCAGGATCACTGACCTGCTGACCagagaggtgagcgctgctgggaatgctgggacattaaaCAATAACACCAAGGGAGGGGTCTGGTAAtaactgtatcattgtgttgtcaggttcctataaggtgtcaggatgtcgctgtctatttctccatggaggattgggagtatttagaaggacacaaggatcagtACAAGGACCTAATGATGGAGAATAACCAACCCCTCACATCACCGAGTAAGAGGAGACCTTCCTGATAGAGGAGAGACTAGGTTTGAGGGTCACCTAGACCCACCCCTCATCTGATCATCACATATAGacaatgtattcagtcactgtgtgtatttcctacagatggatccagtcagagaaatccaccagagagatgtcccagtcctctatattcccaggactgtccagaggaagaGCAGAATGTCCCACTGGATCATCAGGTGGGTAAAGCTGAGATTCTTGTAGATCCTCTATAGATTGATGTAATGAAACtttctcctcatcttctccagcAGCAGAGGAATGGATGCTCTGTGTGATGATATTGGTGGTGGCTGTGGTTGGTCGTGGCTACAAATGTTTTCTAGTTTCATAGAGAATTGTGTTGAACTTCCTCCTGTTTGGACATCCGCTCAGTCATTGATATTCAGtgaggataaatgtaaagttctgcagtgTAGATGTAAATCATGCACTAAATGACAGCTCAatgccaatcagctgcttctaagacgagcagaatactgtcatgtgcagtaAGAGGCATTGACTCAGGAGTTATAGACATAATCTTACTGCTTTACtaatcattagtgcagcctcatctagaatgcGCAGGTCAGCTCATCAGGCCAGAATCGTTTAACGGGGGGACATAATACTTCTGTATAAATATAGAAATGCAAGAAATACACTGAGCAGCTTTACATATTAAACTTAAAAGACAAGAGAGTCCTCTGTCTGAAGGACAGATGCTTCATTCTCCAGTGGTGATAAAAGGCTTCTTTACAGTAAAAGCCATTGCTAAATAATATAAGATCTGGTGGTGATGAACACGGTGTCCACTCCAAGATCATCGCCGATTATTTCTTGTACCCAAATAACAGAAACATTTATGTAGAGAAGTGAAATATTTGGTTAAATGTTGGTCCTGTCTGATCACAACTGGAGGAGATCCTTCTCTTTCAGGGCAGATTGGGTGATCTCTTCTGGCGGTTTGACCTCCTGGATATAAGATAAACTAGGGTTCCTTTTCTTGTTTCTCATGTCCTTCATGTGTGATCCTTGCAGGAAAGTGATGGAAGTGGAAGGACGAGTGGCCTGGAGAACCCCAGACCAGTGTCAGCGACTGGTAAGAGCCTTTCATAAATACTGGGTTTTCTTCTGCCCTTATACATTGCAGGCTGAGTTTACAGGAAACCTTCTCCCTCCTCCGATGGAGGAGATGTATATGGAGTATATCCCGGCTGATTGTTCCTGAGTTCCTCGTTCAGTGAGTTGGATCATTTGATGTCCACATGTTGTTTTACTGTAAAGCTCAGAGGAATATTACTTCATATATTCTCTTCTCGGCCATTTCAGGCTGGAGATATATATttactaagggctcgttcacacgaccatatggccaCCGTGCCCATGTTGCTGCTCGCAAATAGCGCTCTGCAAACGGGCACCGGTCGTGTGAACTCCGCattgcggatgtggacccattgacttgaatgtgtcaGCCATCCAcaagatacagcaaaagataggacatgtgctattttttgcggagcggaggcacggatcggaagcccatggaaACAATGTGATAAATAATGTCtgaaaaacactgtgcacaaccagtatatatttattataggTATTCCGACCCTACTCTCCAGTCTCTAAGGAGTATTGGGGTGACACTGTACCAGGCTTAAGCAGTACTTGAGGCCAATCCATTTTACACCTTCTCTACTGGATTTACATGGGAATATTTGATTGCAGATGATATGATTagggaaaatttaaattttacatCAAATGTCATCTGATTAACCTGGGAAACTTTGgcatggcctacagtaaaataataaaggaacttATACTTAATCCCACTGACAAAAGACTCTAGGGATATTGGAGGACAGTAACCTTCACTTCAGCAACCAATGCCagccagctgctgccaaggcaaataaaagGGATGCATCAAAAGAGACATAGATACATGATAAGATGCCCTGTTTTGTGGTTTGGAGACTGTGAGGAATGTGGAGTTATGATTTTATTCCTGCCATTTGCTCCAGGAGTGGGCAGAGGAAATcaaactccacaggggggccctgctttaAAGAGCGGCCAGGTGTTTACAGTTCAGACTCCACTCAGCCATCATGGAGGCTAACTTATCCTACAGGGTTCCCCCCCTCCTCAGTCTCAGCTAATTACCCAGTTCCCTCAAAtccatcagacatcatggaactgggggttcataaggaattatgaattgcccgtccatcacaggcataaaccatATATATCTGGGGCCAAGACGGACATGCCCCCGGTTGTAGTTTGGGGGTCAGGTGCCAGGAAGGGGAGATACAGAGATCTCCCAGCAGGAACCTAatagcggcaccatgtttggTCTCCACCTGTTGCCGAAACCCAGGAggatctgttggtcccagaaccatctccctgtgaccttccggTCTGGAGCTATGGATCATAATGGGTTTTGTGGGTCTTTGGCTACCAGTGGACTCCTCCCACAGGCAGAGAGGGTAGTGGCCGACTACAGGTGAAAAGACCAGCGGCTTTcactgaagggggtcacatcaagtaatgtgtttggagggaccgcagacaaactgctgacatcactgccccatgtgactacagccaagCATGATGGCAACCCAGAACtcatcataacccaaaggacTACTCATCTATCTGGTAACTGACCCTTGCTCTGTTTAACTCAGTTGTATCATAGCACCTGTATTTTCACAtccgaccactgtatatattctcagtGTGTATTGTGTAttgtctagtgtgcccttaaggcaattaaatatataatgtaaTCTTGTGCTTTTCTTGTATCTCGATCCACGAGCATAGTTATAcactactgcgggttggtttctcaccctatataatcccgttagcggaccaggcttataccaaacgaggaactggtggcagtctaccggGCTGAGAGAGCTCTGTTTCACTGggacagtgaaaaggctctctcagcttgtcagaGTTGTGAGCGAGTATGTAGTTACGCCGTAGGCCGCGTGGACCACGTCTTTCACCGCCTTAGCTCCCTGTGCGCaagtgtctgtgtaaactgtaccaagctgaccttatgtGCTTCCAGGGAGGCGTAACGTCACTTCTTGGAAACCAGTGATGGAACAGTATCTCGTGATTATTGTGAAGGCAGATTTAGTAGAATCCAGACTGTAGGTGACCAAAGAAGGAAGGAATTAAACAAGAAATGTGGCTGGTGGGTTGAGCATGAACATAGTGGTTACAAAGCTCTGGACAACTGGGTCCGAAGGATTTATATGAGTCACTTCTCTCATGAAGACAACCCCTATCCACACAGGACACATGGACGTCCTATAGTGTAGAACTGATGTCATATCATACCACATTTATGCTACAGTAGTCAATACCGATGAGATGTCTGGCTGGTTGAAACTTCCCTGGTCAAACGCTGCTGTTTGCGATGGGTGGCAGACATGGCTCCAAAAGGGGATgtctctgatgacacattccctttagttCTAGGAGGTGGTAGAATTTCTAAGGACTTGGGAAACATCAACTGGCATTTCTTAGTGGCAAATAAATGTGTCAGACTGAATTTGGTGACCATTAAAATAaatcttttagattttttatacACATGGTTGACGGCATGCGattcgcaccagtgatggccagttcgcagtgttcgccgacgaacacatgcgatctgccatctttattcccaagcccggcgatgcagaggtaagtccctTACCTATGCCTGCGtggcgagccgctctgaaacacatgatgcctgctcccggtgaccgcatgtgtttcagagcgtctcgcggcgcaggcacaggtaaggacttacctctgcatcgccgggcttgggaataaagatggcagatcgcatgtgttcgtcggcgaacactgcgaactggccatcactgattggCACACTGCTTTCTCTGATACTTGGGAAATAGCTTCTCGTCTTTGATTTCTTGACTGTGTTGTGATTCACTTCTTGCTCATTGTTTGACTTTTCACATagaatttttaaaatataaaaaattgtttagtgaaCATTTTTGCTTCTTTTTCCAGATGAAGACATTACGAGAAGCTCCCAAATACATCACCTTCTATCTGCCTCTGATGAGGTTGAAGAAAATCAATCAGAGATCGGGAATAGCAGAACTGAACATAGACTAGAGAATGAACATTTTGAACACCGGAAACATTTTGCAAAGAAATTTTCTCTTTCCTTACATGAGAGAATTCAGAGAGATGGAAAGCCTTTTTCATGTTCagattgtgggaaatgtttcacctATAAAGCGGGTCTTGTTacacataagagaattcacacaatGGAGAAGCCATACTCGTGCGTGGGATGTGGAAAATGCTTTATGCATAAAGATTCGTttcagaaacatcagagaactcacacaggggagaagccattttcatgtcctgaatgtgggaaatgttttatatgtaaaagtGTTCTTGTGAGACATCagcgaattcacacaggggagaagccattttcatgcctggaatgtggaaaatgttttacgcaTAAAGATTCTTTTGAGAAACatctgagaattcacacaggggagaagccgtattcatgtcctgaatgtgggaaatgttttacccaaAAATCTAATGTTATGAAACATCTAAGAATTCACACAAAGGAAAggccgttttcatgttcagaatgtgggaaatgtttcttgGTTAAAGGTACTCTTGAtagacatcagaaaattcacactggGGAGAAACCATTTTCCTGTTCTGAATGCGGGaaaaattttatacaaaaatcAGCTCTCATTTACCATCTGAAAACTCACACGGGTGAGAAGCCATTCTCTtgttctgaatgtggaaaatATTTTAGCCAGAAATCAGCCCTGGTTTACCATCTGAAAACTCATGCAGGTGAGAAGCCGTTTTCCTGTTCggaatgtgggagatgttttatCCTGGAATCGGTTCTTAAGgatcatcagagaactcacacgggggagaagccgttttcatgtcctgattgtgggaaatgttttagaacTCAATCAAGTCTTgtaatacatcagagaattcacacggggttgaagccattttcatgttctgaatgtggtaaatgttttagaACTCAATCAAATCTTGTTCAACATCAGAGAATCCACACCAAGAAGAAGCTATTTTGATTCACAGATTTTAGAAATGTGGTGGGTGGGTGGCTCTATTGTAGGACCTGCTGCCTTAGGATGGCTTCTGATTCTGTCGCCCAATGGGCAGCATAAACTGGTGACTAATCTGCTTAGCAAATCTTTAGGTCACTTACTGTAATTGGCATTGCCTCCTATTTTTTCCTGTATCAATAGGTGGCAGTGGGTGGAGAGAGCCCGGGTCCacatgaatatgaggactcatCTGCTCACACTCTCTATTGAACAGATTCCAGTACTGGAGCTGTTTGTTACTATTTTTTAGGAAAATGGCTCAGAAATTAATCCAAAGTTTGGAGGATCGGTCACTGGTTTATGGTGACCTTAGTTAGGGCAGCAACGATCTGGTGATACAGAAAATCTGAAAACAGAAAACCATTGCTACTAAACAGAGAGATATTGGATATGATCTTAGTAATGGTTATTatgggttaaagggcatctgtcagcagttttgtacctatgacactggctgacctgttacatgtgcacttggcagctgaagacatctgtgttggttccatgttcatatgtgcccgcattgctgagaaaaatgatgttttaatacatgcaaatgagcctctaggagcaacatggGAGTTTCCAATACTCCTAGAAGGTCAGCCTGATGTGCAACTGCCGCActccctgcactttgattgacatagccaggcagtgaaaatgtgatcacacctggtcctgatgTCTCCTAAAGTCTCACTCTGCGCAGTTTGGGTGCAGTACATGACAAAGgatcacagtacagaaaagaactCCCAGCCGGACACATGGGGGGCGCCATGACACTAAAATATCTTCTGCTAAGGCACTGTTGGTGGGTCAaatgatcctctctactggtggtctagCTGAGCCGTCCAAGGTCTGTTCATTGTTTGTGCGTGCTTTCACATAACTGCCTCCAACACCTCCTAATAGGTAGGTCAAAACACCTGGGGGGCAATTCATCAAAATTACCATCCTACTCAATGATGCCCTCTTAAAGTCTGTCAGCTGGGCAAGTTGTCTTCAAGTGTGTCGTACGGCCATGTCGAGCAGTCAACAATCTCTCATCAGTAGGTACATTACcccaaagtagcctctgagagacaGTTTATTGGCCAGTGcctatttacatatctgcctgagacataactgcatgctggTTTTTGCAGGAATACGACATTTCTgagtgtgtgtttttttgggtCAGTGAGTATATGATTTTGCATTCCTGGATTGGGTAGTtacatttatttaattattttcctcacttgtatagcgctgacatattctgcagcgcttcacAGACCTTACTCACTGAAAATTGGTGCTATGATGGAAATGATCCATTACATTATATTTCTTTTATTGGGCCTTTCATGTCCCCTGACACGTGTCACAAATACACATTGATTTCATTTGTAATAAACAAGTTGGAGAAGATTCTGAGTACTATTCCTATCTGGAAGCGCAGTCCAGGCCTTGTTACCTCGTCACATATCTTAGATCCTCTACAGCATTGACATCCGAACTCTGGAGGACCAGTTAATTTACAAGCCCAAACAAAGTTGTGCCTTCACACATCTCATGTATTCTCCATTCTGTTTGGACATCGGTGTGTCCACTCCACAGAAAGATGGACATGGACATGgccgcaaaatgtggaccacagacccattgaagtcacttTAACTGAGGGGCAGTTATAAGTCATTACGTGGGAAGATAATCTTTCCATATGTAACAGGATCTCAGTCAAAGTTCAGACTAGTCAGCTACCAGTAAGGGCTTCATCAGACCCCGTAGACTGTAATGATCTCGAGAGGGAATCTGTCCACTCTCCAGCATTTTTGCCAGGCCTTGGCTATACGAATATCGCAGCCGGATCCCGGCCACCAGTGAATTTACAGAAGGTAGCGTACAGAGTGGGTTCAGATATATGTGGACTCCCTAAATTCACTGAAGGCCTGTTGGCGTCAAAAGAGGTAACATTTAGTGTAGGTTCCCATGcaaaagaggtcaccttgccatGGTGGATGGTCACAaatcattttgatcaaaatatatttttgctaAGTACCTCATATTTATTCATATAATAAGTTTGACATGAGTTCATATACTCTGTGCTGTCGCATTGTAATTGATTTTGTATTTTCAGTCATGCCAACATTTGGAGGGGTGGCTGTCTCCATTTAGGTTGTGCACTCCTGACTAACCCATCTTTCCCACAGCCCGATTTTAATTGTAGCATGAAGCTGAAGCCTGCTCTCCCTCTATTTGTAGGAGGCCAGCTGGCACCAGGACAGGTAGCCTACAGCGTGGGTTCAGTATAGAGAGAGTCATAGAAAACTGAGAGAATACAGCACAAATTTATTACCATTACAAGGCACGCTATCTGTCCAAGTTGTATCTCTATGCTACAGATGTTTAATGTGAGCTCCATTAGTGACACAGCAGATGTCTAGATGGAAGTCCAGTTCTGCCCAAACAGATGCCAACACTTGGATATGGGCTCCACACATTCAATGATACATCATCTCAGATCATTCAGATCCTGTTGCCGAGGGGCAGACCCACTGAGTTCTTGATGTAGCCCCACAGAAAGAAGTCACAGAGTGTTAGATCTGTGATCGTTGAGGCAAGTGCAACATTGGTGAATCATTTATTCCGGGACATTCAATCCAACGTTCTAGTAGAGTTTCATTCAGGCATTGGAAAACATCTAACTGAATATGAACAGGAGCACCATGCTGCTGGAATATCTGCCAAACATAGTCTATCTGTGGTGTGTATAGAGGAATATCTACCCAACATAGTCTATTTGTGGTGTGTATAGAGGAATATCTACCCAACATCGTCTATCTGTGGTGTGTATGGAGGAATATCTACCCAACATCGTCTATCTGTGGTGTGTATGGAGGAATAACTACACAACATCGTCTATCTGTGATGTGTATGGAGGAATAACTACCCAACATCGTCTATCTGTGATGTGTATGGAGGAATATCTACCCAACATCGTCTATCTGTGATGTGTATGGAGGAATATCTACCCAACATCGTCTATCTGTGGTGTGTATAGAGGAATATCTACCCAACATCGTCTATCTGTGGTATGTGTAGAGGAATATCTACCCAACATAGTCTATTTGTGGTGTGTATAGAGGAATATCTACCCAACATCGTCTATCTGTGATGTGTATGGAGGAATATCTACCCAACATCGTCTATCTGTGGTGTGTATGGAGGAATATCTACCCAACATCGTCTATCTGTGGTGTGTATGGAGGAATATCTACCCAACATCGTCTATCTGTGGTGTGTATGGAGGAATAACTACCCAACATCGTCTATCTGTGGTGTGTATGGAGGAATATCTACCCAACATAGTCTATCTGTGGGAAGAAGGGACCATAGACTTTGCGCCTGCTCATTGCACAGAACACATTTACTTTGGGTGAGTCCCTAATATGCTTGATAAGGACACATGGGTTTTCTGAGCCCCAGATTCTGATGTTCTGGTTAGGGTTGAGTGAAGCGCCCTTTGAATCATAGatccatctccgtacagcattcaaatgtataggCTCCGGCAAGGGAAATTTTGTTATCGCTGAATTCTCGcgggacttcggtgaataacttcggaTTTCGAATTTAGAACTTAAACCATTTCAAAACTTGGATCTTGAGGTACCAATTGATACTGAAGCCGACTTCAgcttcctgttttaaaatggttttcaggtTTAAAAATCGCAtgccgaagttattcaccgaagtctcgcaagaATTTCACCTCGCTGGAGCCCatacgttttaatgctgtacagagacggatccccgtacagcattaaaaagtTTTGACCAAAGTGACTTCGGTTCTTGGATCCAAggcttgattcgctcaacactagttgtggtGATTAATCTTCTGACTGGGGTGAAAGGTCGCCTTAGCGCTGGACACCGGCCTAACAGTGAATTCATCCTGTTACGGAtcagtgtggacccactgtgccaactaaccggttTGGCATAGGCCTAACcctaagggcattattctggCGTTTCCCAGGTAGTTACTCTTTAATTATACCGGGATCTGGACTAAGCTGTGGGTTAAAACCCGACTGCTACGTCCTGGGATAGTCCCAGCGTAGTGGGCAGATGACCGGTTCTGGTCAGGGACTCGGGTGCAATCACTGGGAGCTCAGGATACAGAAAACGCATC
This is a stretch of genomic DNA from Bufo gargarizans isolate SCDJY-AF-19 chromosome 3, ASM1485885v1, whole genome shotgun sequence. It encodes these proteins:
- the LOC122932113 gene encoding zinc finger protein OZF-like, with the protein product MVLSVNDPPRMEKDRIRMAARIIDLALEIISLITGEDYTVVKKLPDECVTPRVSGGRSRTQSPITEPTPHSLIHEQKILELTNRITDLLTREVPIRCQDVAVYFSMEDWEYLEGHKDQYKDLMMENNQPLTSPNGSSQRNPPERCPSPLYSQDCPEEEQNVPLDHQESDGSGRTSGLENPRPVSATDEDITRSSQIHHLLSASDEVEENQSEIGNSRTEHRLENEHFEHRKHFAKKFSLSLHERIQRDGKPFSCSDCGKCFTYKAGLVTHKRIHTMEKPYSCVGCGKCFMHKDSFQKHQRTHTGEKPFSCPECGKCFICKSVLVRHQRIHTGEKPFSCLECGKCFTHKDSFEKHLRIHTGEKPYSCPECGKCFTQKSNVMKHLRIHTKERPFSCSECGKCFLVKGTLDRHQKIHTGEKPFSCSECGKNFIQKSALIYHLKTHTGEKPFSCSECGKYFSQKSALVYHLKTHAGEKPFSCSECGRCFILESVLKDHQRTHTGEKPFSCPDCGKCFRTQSSLVIHQRIHTGLKPFSCSECGKCFRTQSNLVQHQRIHTKKKLF